The following proteins are co-located in the Fructilactobacillus carniphilus genome:
- a CDS encoding pyrroline-5-carboxylate reductase family protein, whose translation MKIGILGAGHMGSSIIRGLANCYSATDLLVKGHRVTPELQAFQREIGFQLLTENDFSAADVLFVTTPAPATQTILRATNVANHTIIISAVQGITPAQIQDIFPTNSAVCIIPNIPVAVNAGCIAMTKADAATPADQKTVDELLAQLGTIVAVPATNAGIVGTVAGCGPAFVDVFMSALADAAVQNGLDRKTAYQVAASMVFGSAKLALETGTNPDVLKDQVTSPGGSTIKGVVGLDEKGFRNAVNHAVNQANG comes from the coding sequence ATGAAAATCGGAATTTTAGGAGCCGGACACATGGGAAGTTCCATCATCCGTGGGCTTGCTAATTGCTACTCGGCTACTGATCTATTAGTAAAAGGTCATCGCGTTACTCCAGAACTGCAAGCTTTCCAACGAGAAATCGGCTTTCAGTTGCTGACGGAAAATGACTTTTCGGCGGCAGACGTCTTATTCGTTACCACGCCTGCTCCAGCTACCCAAACCATTTTACGAGCAACGAACGTTGCCAACCACACCATCATCATTTCGGCCGTGCAGGGTATTACCCCCGCGCAAATCCAAGACATTTTCCCCACTAATTCGGCTGTCTGCATCATTCCTAACATTCCGGTCGCCGTGAACGCGGGGTGCATTGCCATGACCAAGGCGGATGCTGCCACTCCTGCGGATCAGAAAACGGTTGATGAACTGTTGGCTCAACTTGGAACCATCGTGGCAGTTCCAGCCACTAACGCCGGAATTGTTGGCACCGTGGCGGGTTGTGGTCCCGCCTTTGTCGACGTTTTCATGAGTGCTTTAGCAGACGCCGCCGTTCAGAATGGTCTGGACCGAAAAACGGCCTACCAAGTGGCGGCTAGCATGGTCTTTGGAAGTGCCAAGCTCGCCTTAGAAACGGGTACTAACCCCGATGTATTAAAGGACCAGGTCACTTCTCCCGGTGGTTCCACCATTAAGGGAGTCGTGGGGCTGGATGAAAAAGGATTTCGGAATGCGGTCAACCACGCCGTGAACCAAGCCAACGGTTAA
- a CDS encoding phospho-sugar mutase: MNKTEIMERYTEWKDAANLPADLKNELQAMANDPDAIADAFSTSLSFGTAGMRGVIGAGTNRMNIYTVRQATEGLAKLMETLPAADRDRGVVISFDPRYNSRLFAHEAARVLGAHGIKSYVFDDIRPTPELSFAVRHLHTYAGIMITASHNPKQYNGYKIYGPDGGQMPPKESDLMTTYVRQVTDLFAIQVAAETELREQDLLQIVGEDVDVAYLDQIKTVNVNHDLIKTVGKDLKFVYTPLHGTGKIIARRALSDAGFQNYDVVVEQTIADPEFPTTPFPNPEFPQTFDLAIELGKQEDADVLIATDPDADRLGAAVRQPDGKYQLMTGNQIASVLLDYILKAKQAANDLPADGMVVKSIVSTELATDIANHYGVTMKNVLTGFKFIAEQIQLAEVNHDHTFLFGFEESFGYLIKPFVRDKDAIQSTMLLAEVAAYYKQQGQTLYDGLQSLYQQYGYFEEETISEEFSGLDGQETMTNLMKNFRAHPLSEFNGVAVVAQEDFQTSVKTAADGTETPIDLPQSNVLKYWLADGTWLAIRPSGTEPKIKFYVGVKADSQAQATQCLESYVAAINHDLLQK; the protein is encoded by the coding sequence ATGAACAAGACGGAAATCATGGAACGGTACACGGAATGGAAAGACGCCGCCAACCTTCCTGCAGATTTAAAAAACGAACTTCAAGCAATGGCCAATGACCCGGATGCCATCGCCGATGCCTTTAGCACCTCCTTGTCCTTTGGAACGGCTGGAATGCGAGGCGTCATTGGCGCTGGAACGAACCGGATGAACATCTACACGGTTCGCCAGGCCACTGAGGGCTTAGCTAAATTAATGGAAACGTTACCAGCTGCTGACCGGGACCGTGGAGTCGTGATCAGCTTTGATCCGCGTTACAATTCCCGGCTCTTTGCCCACGAAGCTGCCCGCGTATTAGGCGCCCACGGCATTAAGAGCTACGTGTTTGATGACATCCGCCCGACCCCAGAATTGTCCTTTGCGGTCCGCCATTTACATACTTACGCGGGAATTATGATTACCGCTAGTCACAACCCGAAGCAATACAATGGTTATAAAATTTACGGTCCCGACGGTGGTCAAATGCCCCCCAAGGAATCCGACTTAATGACCACCTACGTACGTCAGGTGACCGACCTCTTTGCCATTCAGGTGGCCGCTGAAACAGAATTACGCGAACAGGACTTACTCCAAATCGTGGGTGAAGACGTCGACGTCGCTTACCTAGACCAAATTAAGACCGTCAACGTCAACCATGATTTGATTAAAACGGTCGGAAAAGATCTGAAGTTCGTCTACACCCCACTTCACGGAACCGGGAAAATCATCGCGCGACGGGCTTTATCCGACGCTGGTTTTCAAAACTACGACGTGGTGGTGGAACAAACGATTGCCGATCCAGAATTCCCGACCACGCCGTTCCCGAATCCTGAATTTCCCCAAACCTTCGACTTAGCCATTGAGTTGGGCAAGCAGGAAGACGCTGACGTTTTAATCGCTACTGATCCTGATGCAGACCGGCTGGGTGCCGCAGTGCGCCAACCAGATGGAAAGTACCAGTTAATGACTGGAAATCAAATTGCCAGTGTTTTGCTAGATTACATCTTAAAGGCCAAACAAGCCGCTAACGATTTACCGGCAGACGGGATGGTCGTTAAGTCAATCGTATCGACCGAGCTGGCTACTGACATTGCTAACCACTACGGCGTTACCATGAAAAACGTGTTGACCGGCTTTAAGTTCATTGCCGAACAGATTCAACTGGCCGAAGTTAACCACGACCACACCTTCCTGTTTGGGTTTGAAGAAAGCTTTGGGTACCTCATCAAACCGTTTGTCCGGGACAAGGATGCCATTCAATCAACCATGTTACTGGCTGAAGTGGCAGCTTACTACAAGCAACAGGGACAAACCTTGTATGACGGACTCCAATCTCTGTACCAACAATATGGTTACTTTGAAGAAGAAACCATTTCCGAAGAATTCTCCGGCTTAGACGGTCAAGAAACGATGACTAACCTCATGAAGAACTTTAGAGCTCACCCGCTATCCGAATTTAACGGTGTGGCAGTTGTGGCGCAAGAAGACTTCCAAACTTCCGTTAAGACGGCGGCTGATGGAACCGAAACTCCAATTGACCTACCGCAGTCCAACGTGTTGAAGTACTGGTTAGCTGATGGAACTTGGTTAGCCATCCGCCCCTCTGGAACCGAACCCAAGATTAAGTTCTACGTGGGAGTGAAGGCCGATTCCCAAGCCCAAGCAACCCAATGCTTAGAGAGTTACGTTGCGGCCATTAACCATGACTTACTCCAAAAATAA
- a CDS encoding histidine phosphatase family protein: protein MAVTAYLVRHGQTYLNLYNKVQGWIDSPLTSKGIADAQDAGDRLAKIEFDAAFTSDSGRAVATGREILKKNPRGMDIITYQYPELREQFHGYFEGENLEQMWQFVGEQVDITNEAGVLDHYGLERARDLIAKADLYNNAENNQQFWDRLNRGFDRIRENTEDGQNILIVSHGMTIRSIVDRYAPELDDGQAAKNGSITKLLIHPETIEVEYYNKLDQDV, encoded by the coding sequence ATGGCAGTAACAGCATATTTAGTAAGACACGGACAAACTTATTTAAACCTCTATAACAAGGTCCAGGGGTGGATTGATTCCCCCTTGACTTCGAAGGGAATTGCGGATGCCCAGGACGCGGGTGACCGGTTAGCCAAGATTGAATTTGACGCCGCCTTTACCAGTGATTCGGGACGGGCAGTGGCCACTGGTCGGGAAATTTTGAAGAAAAATCCGCGTGGGATGGACATCATTACTTACCAATATCCTGAACTGCGAGAACAGTTCCACGGCTACTTTGAAGGGGAAAACCTCGAACAAATGTGGCAGTTCGTGGGGGAACAAGTTGATATTACTAACGAAGCGGGCGTTTTAGACCACTACGGACTGGAACGAGCTCGGGATCTGATTGCCAAGGCGGATCTGTACAACAATGCCGAAAATAATCAACAGTTTTGGGATCGCTTGAACCGGGGCTTTGATCGGATTCGGGAAAATACTGAAGACGGGCAAAACATCCTGATTGTGTCCCACGGGATGACGATTCGATCGATTGTGGATCGATACGCCCCAGAACTCGATGATGGGCAAGCCGCTAAAAATGGTAGTATCACTAAGTTACTGATTCATCCGGAAACCATTGAAGTTGAATACTACAATAAATTAGACCAGGACGTGTAG
- a CDS encoding TenA family protein yields MQPTGSRQMQQTVAELMPQFMENSFVKEIATGSLSRAAVVNYVQQDNLYLDRFLTLYQQVLGALNPSLLEQTEHDIQRENGAHQVLLKVAQTTTDQIMTPVPAAKQVTKAYLEHMERSAEQSAFLGLASMQACPAVYSKLAQRLVQQGANQADNPFADWINFYVGTDDDFNHTMFHELDQLSPTVTAAERQQAQQVFRKSCELELAFFTQAEEDD; encoded by the coding sequence ATGCAACCAACCGGAAGTAGGCAGATGCAACAGACGGTGGCGGAACTGATGCCACAATTTATGGAGAATTCCTTTGTAAAAGAGATTGCTACGGGAAGTTTATCCCGGGCGGCCGTAGTGAATTACGTCCAACAGGATAATTTGTACTTAGATCGCTTTTTAACCCTGTATCAGCAGGTACTAGGCGCATTAAATCCTAGTTTACTGGAGCAAACGGAACACGACATTCAGCGGGAAAATGGGGCGCATCAGGTGTTACTGAAGGTGGCGCAGACCACGACGGATCAGATTATGACGCCGGTACCGGCTGCTAAGCAAGTCACCAAGGCGTACTTGGAACACATGGAACGCTCAGCTGAACAATCCGCCTTTTTGGGACTCGCCAGCATGCAAGCCTGTCCCGCGGTTTATAGTAAACTGGCGCAACGATTGGTCCAGCAGGGAGCTAATCAGGCGGATAATCCATTTGCCGACTGGATTAACTTCTATGTCGGAACTGATGATGATTTTAACCACACCATGTTTCATGAGTTGGATCAGCTGAGCCCAACCGTAACGGCTGCGGAACGGCAGCAGGCGCAGCAAGTTTTTCGCAAGAGTTGTGAATTAGAACTGGCCTTTTTTACCCAGGCCGAGGAGGATGATTAA
- the thiM gene encoding hydroxyethylthiazole kinase — MKTNLLAQIHSQTPIVLNVANHVTPQRVADGINYIGGSPMMVADPLEAADLAHIANTVVLNLGSTNPVAQELMLTAGQAANQVQHPVIFDPVAVGATPLRRQRTQQLLEHVQVMVIRGNAGEVAALAGIKWEQHGIDAGQGTADPVEVAQTAAQQLNCVVVISGPTDIVTDGTTVYRIANNAPLLTTNVGMGDVLDGLLGVATGVSADLETIATATGILPVAAELAAERYPDAPFSFIAETYNQLARLDDQTLQQRLQLQKN; from the coding sequence ATGAAAACTAACCTATTAGCCCAGATTCACAGTCAGACCCCGATTGTCTTAAACGTCGCTAACCACGTGACCCCACAGCGGGTTGCAGATGGAATCAACTACATTGGCGGTTCACCGATGATGGTGGCTGATCCACTGGAAGCAGCTGATTTAGCCCACATTGCTAACACGGTGGTTTTAAACCTGGGGTCAACCAATCCCGTAGCGCAGGAACTAATGCTAACGGCGGGGCAAGCGGCCAATCAGGTGCAACATCCGGTGATCTTTGACCCGGTGGCGGTGGGAGCCACTCCCTTACGGCGCCAACGGACCCAACAACTTTTAGAGCACGTTCAGGTGATGGTGATTCGTGGTAACGCCGGTGAAGTGGCTGCACTGGCCGGGATTAAGTGGGAACAGCACGGAATTGATGCTGGACAAGGAACCGCTGATCCGGTTGAAGTTGCGCAAACGGCCGCCCAACAACTGAACTGTGTGGTGGTAATTTCCGGACCCACGGACATTGTTACGGATGGCACCACGGTGTATCGGATTGCAAATAATGCACCGCTGTTAACCACCAACGTGGGGATGGGTGATGTCCTCGATGGCTTACTGGGGGTGGCCACGGGCGTAAGTGCCGACCTAGAGACCATTGCCACCGCAACGGGCATTTTGCCAGTAGCAGCGGAACTGGCGGCGGAGCGGTATCCCGATGCGCCGTTCTCGTTTATAGCCGAAACTTATAACCAACTCGCCCGCTTAGATGATCAGACCTTGCAACAACGTTTACAACTGCAAAAGAACTAA
- the thiE gene encoding thiamine phosphate synthase, whose translation MKFKPAMLQVYLVIGTQNVEQQPARLLQVVQQALAAGVTAVQFREKDGSQLDAAARVRLGKAIHQLTQAADVPLLVDDDVQLAEQIGAEGVHVGQTDDTVGPIRAQHPDWIIGLSVHNEAELQASQADLPQVDYLGVGPVFATDSKPDAQAPIGVAGLQAVQAQTELPLVAIGGISETNVHELSAVPTIGVSVISAITQSSDLQKTVQLLKTKGATHEN comes from the coding sequence ATGAAATTTAAGCCAGCAATGTTGCAAGTGTACTTGGTAATTGGAACCCAAAACGTGGAGCAGCAACCCGCCCGACTGTTGCAGGTGGTGCAACAAGCGCTCGCTGCTGGAGTCACGGCAGTTCAATTCCGCGAAAAAGACGGGTCTCAATTGGATGCGGCGGCACGGGTACGATTAGGAAAAGCAATCCACCAGTTGACCCAAGCAGCTGATGTTCCCCTGCTAGTTGATGATGACGTTCAGTTAGCGGAACAGATTGGAGCCGAGGGGGTCCACGTGGGTCAGACCGATGATACCGTAGGCCCAATTCGAGCTCAACATCCTGACTGGATCATTGGATTATCGGTTCACAACGAAGCAGAATTGCAAGCTAGTCAAGCTGACCTTCCGCAGGTGGATTATCTAGGCGTGGGACCGGTCTTTGCGACTGATAGTAAACCGGATGCCCAGGCTCCGATTGGCGTAGCCGGGCTTCAAGCGGTGCAAGCACAAACGGAGCTGCCCCTGGTTGCCATCGGTGGCATTAGTGAAACCAACGTCCATGAACTGAGTGCGGTGCCAACCATTGGAGTTTCAGTGATTTCTGCCATTACGCAGAGTTCAGATCTTCAGAAAACGGTGCAGCTTTTAAAAACGAAGGGAGCAACTCATGAAAACTAA
- a CDS encoding AAA family ATPase has product MTFEELKEYGQLFYRENYKLDRNLETKVFKINNIKSYQREPNDAGGTTDWTDNLILLYNLLHKLLGSKFSFQLNFKKRTMSIYFAIKKPVTVADLQKQLPLVDVVDIETDEVSSIATIDISKFTTNYGHATQLFEKDPYADLNLSDLNNLKDDPASATDKSEKTTTDDDSPNDDLSLNVETLDTNVDALAELKGLTGLEEAKQQITDMVAIAKMNQLRKDHGLKTPEGISNHMIFTGNPGTGKTTVAKLFATILYQNDIITANKLVLTDRSDLVGQYTGTTADRTKKVIQAALGGVLFIDEAYQLSHPDSPTDFGHEAIDQLIIGMENHREDLIVILAGYTDQMETFLNDNPGLRSRIPNRVHFEDYTTGELTQIILNMINKEQIVTLEHDSYFTEVVTNFINQNNPSGNARWARNIYQAMLQAQARRVAFQPHPTKKDLQTITNDDVDAALMATPTN; this is encoded by the coding sequence ATGACTTTTGAAGAATTAAAAGAATATGGTCAGCTATTCTACCGCGAAAACTACAAACTGGATCGAAACCTAGAAACCAAAGTCTTTAAAATCAACAATATCAAGTCTTACCAACGCGAACCAAACGATGCTGGAGGAACCACGGATTGGACTGACAATTTAATCCTGCTGTATAACCTCCTGCACAAGCTCTTGGGGAGTAAGTTTAGCTTCCAACTCAACTTTAAAAAACGGACGATGTCAATCTACTTCGCCATTAAAAAACCGGTTACAGTCGCAGACCTGCAAAAACAGCTGCCCTTAGTTGACGTGGTCGACATCGAAACGGACGAAGTTTCTTCGATTGCCACCATTGACATTAGCAAGTTCACCACGAACTACGGCCATGCTACTCAATTATTTGAAAAGGATCCGTACGCTGACCTCAATCTCAGCGATTTGAATAACCTCAAGGATGACCCGGCAAGTGCAACCGACAAATCAGAAAAAACGACCACTGACGATGATAGTCCCAACGATGATTTAAGCCTCAACGTCGAAACGCTTGATACGAACGTAGATGCTCTGGCTGAACTTAAAGGCCTCACTGGTTTAGAGGAAGCCAAGCAACAAATTACCGACATGGTCGCAATTGCCAAAATGAATCAATTGCGGAAGGATCACGGACTCAAAACGCCCGAGGGGATCAGTAACCACATGATTTTTACGGGGAACCCCGGAACGGGAAAAACAACGGTCGCCAAGCTTTTTGCCACGATTCTCTACCAAAACGACATCATTACTGCCAACAAGTTAGTGCTGACTGATCGATCGGACCTCGTGGGTCAATACACTGGAACCACGGCGGACCGGACCAAAAAAGTAATTCAAGCAGCTTTAGGCGGCGTGCTCTTTATCGACGAAGCCTACCAACTTTCCCACCCCGACAGTCCGACTGACTTTGGTCACGAAGCGATTGACCAGCTGATTATCGGCATGGAAAACCACCGAGAAGATTTAATTGTCATTCTGGCTGGCTATACAGACCAGATGGAAACCTTCTTAAACGACAATCCCGGACTGCGATCCCGAATCCCGAATCGGGTCCACTTTGAAGACTACACGACCGGGGAGCTGACGCAGATTATCTTAAACATGATCAACAAAGAACAAATTGTCACCCTGGAACACGACAGTTACTTTACAGAAGTCGTGACGAATTTTATTAACCAAAACAATCCGAGCGGAAACGCCCGGTGGGCCCGGAATATTTACCAGGCCATGCTCCAGGCCCAGGCCCGACGGGTAGCGTTTCAACCTCATCCGACCAAAAAAGACCTACAGACGATTACCAACGATGACGTAGACGCCGCTTTGATGGCTACCCCGACTAATTAA
- the thiD gene encoding bifunctional hydroxymethylpyrimidine kinase/phosphomethylpyrimidine kinase, whose amino-acid sequence MPQYPTGLTIAGTDSGGGAGMMADIKTMQTLKTFATSVVVGLTAQNTEGVQRIETVDAAMIDAQFASVAADFDVRAAKTGALFDAEHVQAVVRNLARYHFPVVVVDPVMVAKGGSHLLDEAGIATLKTDLLPLADVVTPNLPEAELLAGRAIHDRVDVLNAAKQIQQLGAANVVIKGGHGTDAVVADYVKLADGTDYWLESPRVNTNRTHGTGDTLSSAIVSYVAHGMNLKQAIRQAHNYLAAIIPHPLPLGHGHGPLNHGLWEEHDEI is encoded by the coding sequence ATGCCACAATATCCAACGGGACTCACGATTGCGGGCACTGATTCTGGTGGGGGTGCGGGAATGATGGCCGACATCAAAACGATGCAAACCCTTAAAACCTTTGCGACATCGGTAGTAGTCGGATTGACGGCGCAAAATACGGAGGGCGTGCAACGGATTGAAACCGTGGACGCCGCCATGATAGATGCTCAATTTGCATCCGTTGCCGCGGACTTTGACGTTCGGGCCGCTAAAACAGGAGCCCTTTTTGACGCCGAGCACGTGCAGGCGGTAGTGAGAAACCTGGCTCGCTACCACTTTCCAGTGGTCGTCGTGGATCCGGTGATGGTCGCTAAGGGTGGTAGTCATTTGTTAGATGAAGCTGGAATTGCGACTCTTAAAACGGATTTACTGCCGCTAGCCGACGTGGTTACGCCTAATTTACCAGAAGCCGAACTATTAGCCGGCCGTGCGATTCACGACCGGGTAGACGTTTTAAACGCAGCGAAGCAGATTCAGCAGTTGGGAGCTGCCAACGTGGTGATTAAGGGCGGTCACGGGACGGATGCTGTGGTGGCCGATTACGTGAAACTAGCGGATGGTACCGATTACTGGCTGGAAAGTCCCCGAGTTAACACGAACCGAACGCACGGTACGGGCGATACCTTGTCGTCCGCCATCGTCTCCTACGTGGCCCACGGGATGAACCTAAAGCAGGCGATTCGGCAGGCACACAACTACTTAGCTGCAATTATTCCGCATCCGTTGCCACTGGGTCACGGTCACGGACCGTTGAATCACGGGTTATGGGAGGAACATGATGAAATTTAA
- a CDS encoding MFS transporter has product MSATPAEKIPLKTNLAILAAAFLSFSGVLLETSMNVTFPELAKELSVSLDTIQWITTGYLLVVTITMSTTAFLLKRYPVKRIFAISSLLFVIGDLLSMLAPNFPVLLAGRLIQAGSTGLAMPMMYQVIFALIPKRRIGTYVGIASMVVSLAPALGPTYGGALSSLLSWRYIFIVILPFILLTFWLGSKTLDLQPQGVQKHFDFVALGWLAITLFSFVWATNQLGSAHGTILPWLIPLLIGFCSLALFVWTNNHGNTQVLSLHPLKNSSISLNAIVYMMLMFVNIGISFVIPIYSEVVFHVTPLAAGLILLPGSIIGGAISPVAGFAYDRYGAFKPILSGMIIFTIATFCFSISSKWATPMAFMLLFSLLRIGMNMAFANLLSNSQSIAPVKQSADVNSLFNMLQQYAGSLGTSLLASGLAFYQNQAHGANAQMAATIQGGHLDYTLLFVIAVIITILAFTNWGLQRKQGKRG; this is encoded by the coding sequence ATGTCAGCTACACCAGCAGAAAAAATCCCGCTCAAAACCAATCTGGCCATTCTGGCCGCAGCATTTCTATCCTTCTCGGGAGTTTTACTAGAAACCTCCATGAACGTGACGTTTCCAGAACTAGCCAAGGAACTCAGCGTTTCCCTGGATACCATCCAGTGGATTACAACCGGTTACCTCTTAGTCGTGACCATCACCATGTCCACTACGGCCTTCCTACTCAAGCGCTATCCGGTCAAACGAATCTTTGCCATCTCCAGCCTCCTCTTTGTGATTGGAGACCTGTTGTCCATGTTAGCTCCCAACTTTCCCGTGCTGTTAGCGGGACGACTCATTCAAGCCGGTTCCACCGGTTTAGCAATGCCGATGATGTACCAGGTGATCTTCGCCCTTATTCCCAAGCGTCGCATCGGAACCTACGTCGGAATCGCCTCGATGGTGGTTTCCCTAGCCCCGGCGTTGGGTCCTACCTACGGTGGCGCCTTATCCTCCCTGCTGTCCTGGCGTTACATTTTCATTGTCATCCTGCCATTTATCTTGTTAACTTTCTGGCTGGGTAGTAAAACCCTCGATTTACAGCCCCAAGGAGTTCAAAAACACTTCGACTTCGTGGCTTTGGGTTGGCTCGCCATCACGCTTTTTTCCTTTGTGTGGGCGACTAATCAGCTAGGAAGCGCGCACGGCACCATCTTACCGTGGCTCATTCCGTTATTAATTGGGTTTTGCAGTTTGGCTCTCTTCGTGTGGACCAACAACCACGGCAACACCCAGGTACTTTCGCTCCATCCACTGAAAAATTCCAGCATCTCGCTAAACGCTATCGTCTACATGATGCTGATGTTCGTTAACATCGGAATTTCCTTTGTAATTCCGATTTACTCAGAAGTCGTCTTTCACGTCACTCCCCTAGCGGCTGGTTTAATCCTCTTACCTGGTTCCATCATCGGAGGAGCCATTTCTCCCGTGGCGGGATTTGCCTACGACCGGTACGGCGCTTTTAAACCAATCCTCTCTGGAATGATTATCTTCACGATTGCCACTTTTTGCTTCAGCATCTCGAGCAAGTGGGCCACTCCCATGGCCTTCATGCTACTCTTCTCGTTACTCCGAATCGGGATGAACATGGCCTTTGCCAACCTGCTGTCCAACTCCCAATCAATCGCACCCGTGAAACAATCGGCCGACGTCAACTCGCTGTTTAACATGTTGCAACAATACGCGGGCTCATTGGGGACCAGTCTGTTGGCCTCGGGATTAGCCTTTTATCAAAACCAAGCTCACGGCGCTAACGCCCAAATGGCTGCTACCATTCAGGGCGGCCATCTTGATTACACCCTGTTGTTTGTGATTGCGGTTATCATCACCATCCTGGCTTTCACCAACTGGGGATTACAAAGAAAGCAGGGTAAACGTGGTTAA
- a CDS encoding DUF2075 domain-containing protein has translation MVNNAATTKLAPNQHKLSPEQQELVQRIMQFTQQHLAGSTPAIFTINGDCGTGKSVILSQLFYELQQAAHNEHSRFSGTKNYFLVNHPEVLKVYKQMAGPEQNVLKKNFLRPTSFINQLHKRHERADVVVIDEAHLLLSQPDHYNNFYGDNQLTEILKLSRVVICVFDFHQVIQTKNYWDQELLNRIVAPYPHAEYDLTHQFRMTASPELIHWMDAFSAGELLPLPANTRQDYDFRIYADAEAMRQAIVHRNQEVGLSRIVATTGYPSTLDGGKHYIHETGGFHMPWDQYNYTQTPWAEIPETIDEVGSIYTCQGFDLNYVGLILSPLLYLDPADHRIKVDLSKKTNNEMIKRRTDVTDPAQFTRMKHQIILNSVNVLLKRGIHGAYLYAHDPELRGALLQSYHSLNLD, from the coding sequence GTGGTTAATAATGCAGCAACCACCAAGTTGGCGCCCAACCAACATAAATTAAGCCCGGAACAACAAGAGTTAGTGCAACGCATTATGCAATTTACGCAACAACATCTAGCAGGCTCTACCCCGGCCATTTTCACCATTAACGGCGACTGTGGGACGGGCAAAAGTGTAATTCTCAGTCAGCTTTTTTACGAACTCCAACAGGCCGCCCACAATGAACACAGTCGGTTTTCCGGCACGAAAAACTATTTTTTGGTCAACCACCCCGAGGTCCTCAAGGTCTACAAGCAAATGGCCGGGCCCGAGCAAAACGTGCTTAAGAAAAACTTTCTGCGCCCGACTTCCTTCATTAACCAGTTGCACAAACGGCACGAACGCGCCGACGTGGTGGTGATTGACGAAGCACACTTGTTGCTCTCGCAACCAGATCACTACAACAACTTTTACGGCGACAACCAGCTGACAGAGATTCTTAAGCTGAGTCGGGTGGTCATCTGCGTCTTTGACTTTCACCAGGTAATTCAAACTAAGAATTACTGGGACCAAGAACTGTTAAATCGGATTGTGGCCCCCTATCCCCACGCAGAGTACGATTTAACGCATCAATTTCGCATGACTGCTAGTCCGGAGTTAATTCACTGGATGGACGCCTTTAGCGCGGGCGAGTTACTCCCATTACCTGCAAATACCAGGCAGGACTATGACTTTCGCATCTATGCGGATGCCGAAGCGATGCGGCAGGCCATTGTGCACCGCAATCAGGAAGTGGGGTTGTCCCGGATTGTCGCGACCACCGGTTATCCCTCCACGTTAGACGGGGGCAAACACTACATTCACGAAACCGGGGGCTTTCACATGCCGTGGGATCAATATAATTACACGCAAACCCCCTGGGCCGAGATTCCAGAGACGATTGACGAAGTGGGATCAATTTATACCTGCCAGGGTTTTGATCTGAACTACGTCGGGCTGATTCTCAGTCCCCTGTTGTATTTGGACCCTGCTGATCATCGCATCAAGGTAGACCTCAGTAAGAAAACTAACAACGAGATGATCAAACGCCGGACGGACGTTACTGATCCAGCACAATTCACCCGCATGAAACACCAAATCATTTTAAATTCTGTGAACGTCCTCTTAAAACGGGGGATTCACGGTGCTTACCTGTATGCGCACGATCCTGAATTACGGGGAGCCCTGTTACAGAGCTATCACTCCCTCAATTTAGACTAA